From one Candidatus Chromulinivorax destructor genomic stretch:
- the atpD gene encoding F0F1 ATP synthase subunit beta, with protein sequence MPDSSSINSRSHLAYGRIVKISGTVLDIKFPQNKAPKIHNELVIEIPATDTTAKRLARLEVALQLGDDIVRAIAIENVYGISRSLPVYDTGAPISVPVGTDVLGRMFNVFGDPIDGLPSLDQSEKWSIHRDAPSFVEQKIENEIQETGIKVIDLLCPYLKGSKVGLFGGAGVGKTILVTELIHNIAKQHEGVSVFVGIGERSREGNELWLEMKKSGVLSKTALVFGQMGELPGARLRVGMTGLTMAEYFRDVEKKDVLLFIDNIFRFVQAGSEVSSLLERIPSAVGYQPTLASEMGAFQERITNTINGSITSIQAVYVPADDITDPAPATTFMHLDANTVLSRKLVELGLYPAIDPLASNSKGLSPAVVGERHYAIAQKVQNVLQRYKELQDIIAVLGIDELSDDDKIIVKRAKRVQKFLTQPLFTAEFASGMPGRYVPVSQTLDDFEKLLGGELDHLPEQAFYMVGNLQEAFEKAERLKNEAQRN encoded by the coding sequence ATGCCTGATAGCTCATCAATCAATTCAAGATCACATCTTGCGTATGGACGCATTGTTAAAATAAGTGGAACTGTTTTGGATATAAAATTTCCACAAAACAAAGCCCCAAAAATTCATAATGAACTTGTCATAGAAATTCCTGCAACGGATACAACAGCAAAAAGATTAGCCCGCCTGGAAGTTGCATTGCAACTTGGTGATGATATTGTTCGAGCAATTGCTATCGAAAATGTCTACGGAATTAGCAGAAGCTTGCCAGTTTATGACACAGGGGCTCCAATATCTGTTCCGGTAGGGACTGATGTTTTAGGTCGTATGTTTAACGTCTTTGGTGATCCAATAGACGGTTTGCCTTCTTTGGATCAGTCTGAAAAATGGTCAATTCATCGTGACGCTCCATCATTTGTAGAACAAAAAATAGAAAATGAAATTCAAGAAACCGGTATTAAAGTTATTGATTTATTGTGCCCATACTTAAAAGGCTCAAAAGTTGGTTTATTTGGTGGTGCTGGTGTTGGTAAAACAATTTTAGTAACAGAATTAATTCATAATATTGCCAAACAGCATGAAGGTGTATCAGTTTTTGTGGGTATTGGTGAACGCAGTCGTGAAGGAAACGAACTGTGGCTTGAGATGAAAAAATCTGGAGTATTAAGCAAAACAGCTTTAGTGTTTGGCCAAATGGGAGAACTTCCTGGAGCACGTCTTCGTGTTGGGATGACAGGCTTAACCATGGCTGAATATTTTAGAGATGTAGAAAAAAAAGACGTATTACTTTTTATCGATAATATCTTTAGATTTGTGCAAGCCGGTTCAGAAGTATCTTCATTGCTTGAGCGAATTCCATCAGCAGTAGGTTACCAACCAACGCTTGCATCTGAGATGGGTGCATTTCAAGAACGTATTACTAATACAATTAATGGTTCTATAACTTCAATACAAGCGGTATATGTTCCAGCTGATGATATTACAGATCCAGCTCCAGCTACAACATTTATGCATCTTGATGCTAATACGGTGTTATCGCGTAAGTTAGTAGAGCTTGGTTTGTATCCTGCAATTGATCCTTTAGCTTCAAATTCAAAAGGTTTATCACCAGCAGTTGTTGGCGAACGTCATTATGCAATCGCACAAAAAGTACAAAACGTTTTGCAACGATACAAAGAGCTTCAAGATATTATTGCAGTTCTTGGTATTGATGAACTATCTGATGATGATAAAATTATTGTAAAACGTGCGAAACGTGTTCAAAAATTCTTGACTCAACCACTCTTTACGGCAGAATTTGCTTCAGGAATGCCAGGTCGCTATGTTCCAGTTTCACAAACCCTTGATGATTTTGAAAAGTTATTAGGCGGTGAGTTGGATCATTTACCAGAACAAGCTTTTTACATGGTAGGCAATCTTCAAGAAGCTTTTGAAAAAGCAGAAAGATTAAAGAATGAAGCTCAGCGTAATTAG
- a CDS encoding SET domain-containing protein-lysine N-methyltransferase, translated as MEWKIYIRNLVLISICLLGYLFCKNKAELNPVIIQNAWREQPRLSFDSSQSDTELDDTDFDFDEENIDTLIDQEEEEEEEEEEEEEEHQFYELPTKRFTTHEEKLNLFNTLGIDYLKKEIFDYQPAQTIDARQTSMYQEDPTKYEEISFYYKDEVDAQTLVPTSIHWLGQDVGYGIFAEKDITENEFIGMYTGSVQDRSLVDNKDYAWFYPIRTEDGGAVSLDGYSQGNELRFINDGIVPNCQVQYVIGNDDLWHVCYTALTDIKKGEQLLISYGPDYWDSRSYTYQELADEN; from the coding sequence ATGGAGTGGAAAATTTACATACGAAATTTAGTTTTAATAAGCATTTGCTTGCTTGGATACCTTTTTTGTAAAAACAAAGCAGAGCTTAATCCAGTTATCATTCAAAATGCATGGAGAGAACAACCAAGATTGTCTTTTGATAGTAGTCAATCCGATACCGAATTAGATGATACTGACTTTGATTTTGATGAAGAAAATATAGATACCTTAATCGACCAAGAAGAAGAAGAAGAAGAAGAAGAAGAAGAAGAAGAAGAAGAACACCAGTTTTATGAACTTCCTACAAAAAGATTTACAACACACGAAGAAAAATTGAATTTATTCAATACATTAGGTATTGATTATCTAAAAAAAGAGATTTTTGATTACCAACCAGCTCAAACAATCGATGCTCGGCAAACCTCTATGTACCAAGAAGATCCAACCAAATATGAAGAAATAAGCTTTTACTATAAAGATGAAGTCGATGCTCAAACACTTGTGCCAACGTCAATTCATTGGCTTGGGCAAGATGTAGGGTATGGAATCTTTGCTGAAAAAGATATAACAGAAAATGAGTTTATTGGCATGTATACCGGAAGCGTACAAGACCGATCACTTGTTGACAACAAGGATTACGCTTGGTTTTATCCTATACGAACTGAAGATGGAGGAGCTGTTTCATTAGATGGTTACAGCCAAGGAAATGAACTACGATTTATTAATGATGGAATCGTCCCAAACTGTCAAGTCCAGTATGTGATCGGGAATGATGATCTCTGGCATGTGTGCTATACTGCATTAACTGATATAAAAAAAGGCGAACAACTTTTAATAAGTTATGGCCCTGATTACTGGGATAGCCGATCTTATACATATCAAGAACTGGCTGATGAAAATTAA
- a CDS encoding dolichyl-phosphate beta-glucosyltransferase, with translation MNHDSFIFKNQLITAFFCSLLAITTAIISAPASDTPPVFEVPTFVPLDKSYKVVIVIPAYNEEERIESTLHAYFDYFSKQKNLTTTFLVVCNNCSDNTAAVCKKIKKRHRQLDYIDLQPGGKGFAVKQGFLKALDYDADFIGFVDADMATTPPYFYELITKMKNHDGAIASRYKKDARIWPNRPFIREIGGKFYNWVLRHNFHLDIRDTQCGAKLFTYQTVKDIAPHMQEKGWAFDLELLYLCQIFDKNIIEIPTTWTDMPGSHLTISGCYKEFISAPLRIKKQQKKLVEKVALEKSEQRRQARIQQKAERKGRKKMPKMFA, from the coding sequence ATGAATCACGACTCTTTTATCTTTAAAAATCAGTTAATTACAGCATTTTTTTGTTCGTTACTGGCAATAACAACAGCCATTATTTCAGCACCTGCTTCTGATACACCTCCTGTATTTGAAGTTCCTACGTTTGTTCCTCTTGATAAGTCTTACAAAGTCGTCATTGTTATTCCTGCTTATAACGAAGAAGAAAGAATAGAATCGACGCTTCATGCATATTTTGATTACTTTAGTAAACAAAAAAATCTCACAACAACATTTCTTGTTGTTTGTAATAATTGTTCAGATAACACAGCAGCAGTTTGTAAAAAAATTAAAAAAAGACATCGTCAGCTTGATTATATTGATTTGCAACCAGGAGGAAAAGGGTTTGCAGTAAAACAAGGGTTTTTAAAAGCTTTAGACTACGATGCTGATTTTATTGGTTTTGTTGATGCTGATATGGCAACAACGCCTCCATATTTTTATGAGCTCATTACAAAAATGAAGAATCATGATGGTGCTATAGCGAGTCGTTATAAAAAAGATGCTCGTATTTGGCCAAATAGACCTTTTATTAGAGAAATTGGTGGTAAATTTTACAACTGGGTTTTACGACATAATTTTCATTTAGATATTCGTGATACACAGTGTGGTGCAAAATTATTCACATACCAAACAGTTAAAGACATTGCCCCTCATATGCAAGAGAAAGGCTGGGCTTTTGATCTTGAGCTTTTGTATCTTTGTCAGATTTTTGATAAAAATATTATTGAAATTCCAACCACGTGGACTGATATGCCAGGAAGTCATTTAACAATTTCTGGTTGCTATAAAGAGTTTATATCAGCACCTTTACGTATAAAAAAACAGCAAAAAAAGTTAGTTGAAAAAGTTGCTTTAGAAAAATCTGAACAAAGACGCCAAGCACGTATACAGCAAAAAGCTGAGCGTAAAGGTAGAAAAAAAATGCCTAAAATGTTTGCGTAA